CAAATGGCTGTTCCGCAGAACGAAAGGACGGCGGGGCGGCACGTTCCTCGGTGCCCCGGTGTTGCTGCTGGACCACGTCGGTCGGCGCACCGGACAGGCACGCACCAACCCGCTGATCTATCTCGACGACGCGCCGAACCTCGTGCTCGTCGCGTCCAAGGGCGGCATCGACGTGAATCCGGCCTGGTTCCACAACCTCATGGCGATGTCGACCACCGAGGTCGAGCTGCCCGGAGGTGTCCGTCGACGGGTCAGGCCGAGGGTCGCCGAGGGTGAGGAGCGCGCCGCGTTGTGGGAGCGCGTGATCGTGCTCTATC
This genomic stretch from Actinoalloteichus hoggarensis harbors:
- a CDS encoding nitroreductase/quinone reductase family protein, whose product is MKPPRPDSPYWVLHRQMARFNKWLFRRTKGRRGGTFLGAPVLLLDHVGRRTGQARTNPLIYLDDAPNLVLVASKGGIDVNPAWFHNLMAMSTTEVELPGGVRRRVRPRVAEGEERAALWERVIVLYPPYADYAKRTERLIPVIVLEPA